A genomic window from Planococcus rifietoensis includes:
- a CDS encoding transporter substrate-binding domain-containing protein: MTPKFSVAALTAAAALTLSACGSDSEETADTASAWDEIQEQGTLTVATSGTLYPTSYREEGTDALTGFEVEVVREMAERLELDVEFSEMGFDEMMTSVQTGQVDIAANDIEINEDRKEKFVFSTPFKYSYGTAIVREGDLSGIETLEDLEGKKAAGASTSVYMETARSYGAEEVTYDNATNETYLRDVAIGRTDVILNDYYLQTLAIEAFPELDIVIHPTIKYRPSEGGMVMNKGNDELVENVNKAIDEMLEDGTIAELSAEFFDGADVTQPIDIEE; the protein is encoded by the coding sequence ATGACACCTAAGTTTTCTGTCGCCGCACTCACTGCAGCCGCAGCACTTACCTTGTCCGCGTGCGGCAGTGACAGCGAAGAAACCGCTGACACTGCAAGTGCGTGGGATGAGATTCAAGAACAAGGCACATTGACCGTTGCGACATCCGGCACGCTTTACCCGACTTCGTACCGCGAGGAAGGCACCGATGCATTGACCGGCTTTGAAGTTGAAGTGGTCCGCGAAATGGCTGAACGCCTCGAACTTGACGTGGAATTCTCTGAAATGGGATTTGACGAGATGATGACATCCGTCCAGACCGGCCAAGTTGATATCGCAGCGAACGATATCGAAATCAACGAAGACCGCAAGGAGAAATTCGTGTTCTCCACGCCGTTCAAATATTCATACGGTACCGCCATTGTCCGCGAAGGCGACCTTTCTGGCATCGAGACGCTCGAAGATCTCGAAGGCAAAAAAGCAGCCGGCGCTTCGACATCCGTCTATATGGAAACAGCCCGTTCTTATGGCGCTGAAGAAGTGACGTATGACAATGCAACGAACGAAACCTATTTGCGCGATGTGGCAATTGGCCGCACCGATGTCATCCTCAACGATTATTATTTGCAGACGCTTGCCATCGAAGCATTCCCGGAGCTCGACATCGTCATCCATCCGACGATCAAATACCGCCCTTCTGAAGGCGGCATGGTCATGAACAAAGGCAACGATGAACTGGTCGAAAACGTCAACAAAGCAATTGATGAAATGCTAGAAGACGGCACCATCGCTGAACTTTCCGCTGAGTTCTTTGACGGCGCCGATGTGACACAGCCAATCGACATTGAAGAATAA
- the pxpB gene encoding 5-oxoprolinase subunit PxpB, translated as MEFTFSPLSEQALVIETGTIINKESEQAVRKLSSLLEKQAPDWLVEFIPAFTTVTVFYDPCQIRQAEVEQELRLLTAHLDEVEAPTPRQIEIPVCYGGDFGPDLIFVAEHNGLTEEEVIKIHTSGVYSVHMIGFAPGFPFIGGMSEKIAAPRRKSPRLRIPERTVGIAGMQTGVYPIETPGGWQLIGRTPLRLFVPEQDIPSLLRAGDEIRFTQIDEAEYREQEAKLDAEHS; from the coding sequence TTGGAATTCACATTTTCCCCGCTCAGTGAACAGGCGCTGGTCATCGAAACCGGCACCATCATCAATAAAGAGTCGGAACAAGCGGTACGCAAACTGTCCTCGCTTCTGGAAAAGCAAGCACCGGATTGGCTAGTTGAATTCATCCCGGCATTCACGACAGTAACTGTTTTTTACGACCCGTGCCAGATCAGGCAAGCAGAAGTTGAACAGGAATTGCGGCTCCTAACGGCTCATTTAGATGAGGTCGAAGCACCCACACCACGTCAAATCGAAATCCCGGTTTGCTATGGCGGTGATTTCGGCCCTGATCTCATCTTTGTCGCGGAGCATAACGGCCTCACCGAAGAAGAAGTCATCAAAATCCACACGTCCGGCGTCTATAGCGTACACATGATCGGCTTCGCCCCGGGATTTCCGTTCATCGGCGGCATGTCCGAAAAAATTGCCGCACCGCGCAGAAAGTCGCCGCGTTTGCGCATCCCGGAACGCACCGTCGGAATCGCTGGCATGCAAACCGGCGTCTATCCGATTGAAACACCGGGCGGCTGGCAATTGATCGGCCGGACGCCGCTGCGCCTATTCGTTCCGGAACAGGACATTCCGAGCTTGCTGCGTGCAGGCGATGAAATCCGCTTCACGCAGATCGATGAAGCCGAATACCGTGAACAGGAGGCGAAGTTAGATGCTGAGCATTCGTAA
- a CDS encoding CidA/LrgA family protein, whose product MKIIRIILQLLVLYGFLLIGEAIQALLQLPMPGSIIGFLLLFSALLLKIYPLEWIDAGATFLLSFLSLYFIPATVGVVDYGPLFSGKGVLLLPIVIISTLITMAAAGFASQYIANRSTAQKEEA is encoded by the coding sequence ATGAAGATCATTCGTATCATTTTGCAATTGCTTGTCCTGTACGGGTTTTTGCTGATCGGTGAAGCCATTCAAGCTTTGCTCCAGCTGCCGATGCCTGGCAGCATCATCGGCTTTTTGCTATTGTTCAGCGCTTTATTGCTGAAAATCTATCCACTGGAATGGATAGACGCAGGCGCCACTTTTTTATTAAGCTTTCTTTCCTTATATTTCATTCCGGCAACGGTCGGCGTCGTTGATTACGGCCCCTTGTTTTCCGGAAAAGGCGTGTTGCTGCTGCCGATCGTGATCATCAGTACGCTCATCACGATGGCGGCTGCCGGCTTTGCAAGCCAGTATATTGCAAATCGAAGCACAGCGCAAAAGGAGGAAGCATAA
- a CDS encoding ABC transporter ATP-binding protein: protein MTVVKTQGLSKTFGDFKALDGVDIEVKEGEVFGFIGPNGAGKSTTLRVLLGILKASEGSAEIFGKDVWKDAVDIHKRVAYVPGDVNLWPNLTGGEVIDLFGRLRGGYDKDRRDELISRFGLDPGKKCRTYSKGNRQKVALIAAFSADADLYIFDEPTSGLDPLMERVFSEYVQEAKAQGKSILLSSHILSEVEKLCDRVAIIRKGRIIETGTLKEMRHLTGSLMFIETDKPIPDLVELRGVHRVQAFDGGWSFQVDADELDAVVRHLSAFGIKRMESRPPTLEDLFIRHYEETETGAGGGV from the coding sequence ATGACGGTCGTCAAAACACAAGGGCTCAGTAAAACCTTCGGAGATTTCAAAGCGCTGGATGGTGTCGACATCGAAGTGAAAGAGGGGGAAGTGTTCGGTTTTATCGGGCCGAACGGAGCAGGAAAGTCAACGACCTTGCGCGTCCTGCTTGGAATTTTGAAAGCATCCGAAGGCAGTGCCGAGATTTTCGGCAAAGATGTCTGGAAAGATGCGGTCGATATCCATAAACGGGTGGCGTATGTGCCGGGTGACGTCAATTTATGGCCGAACCTGACCGGCGGCGAAGTAATCGATTTGTTCGGAAGATTACGCGGCGGCTACGATAAGGACCGGCGCGATGAATTAATCAGCCGTTTTGGGCTCGACCCGGGCAAGAAATGCCGGACCTATTCAAAAGGGAACCGCCAGAAAGTGGCGCTCATCGCCGCCTTTTCCGCGGATGCGGATCTCTATATCTTCGATGAGCCGACTTCAGGCCTCGACCCGCTCATGGAGCGCGTGTTTTCAGAATATGTCCAGGAAGCGAAAGCGCAAGGCAAGAGCATCCTATTGTCGAGCCATATCCTATCGGAAGTGGAAAAGCTGTGTGACCGGGTAGCGATCATCCGCAAAGGGCGCATCATCGAAACCGGGACACTGAAGGAAATGCGCCATTTGACCGGATCGCTAATGTTCATTGAAACTGACAAGCCGATACCTGATTTGGTGGAGCTTCGTGGGGTCCACCGTGTGCAGGCGTTTGACGGGGGCTGGTCGTTCCAAGTGGACGCCGATGAACTGGATGCGGTCGTCCGTCATTTAAGTGCGTTTGGCATCAAGCGGATGGAAAGCCGGCCGCCGACGCTGGAAGATTTGTTCATCCGCCATTACGAGGAAACGGAGACAGGAGCAGGAGGTGGCGTGTGA
- a CDS encoding LrgB family protein produces the protein MAFTPSAIVFSVLTVATYVVANFVYLRFRKTPLNPVITATVALVAILILFDIPYETYMEGGDWVAAFLGPAVVALAVPLYKHRELLQKNLVPIAAGIVAGVIAGLVSGTLFTRWLGFTEELILTVLPKSLTTPVAMQVANTIGGIPSLAAVFVMVAGFTGILLGPYLLHLLNIDSPIGRGIGLGASAHGLGTAKAFEYGPEDASMSSVAMTLAAVLGALLSPLAAWLLL, from the coding sequence ATGGCATTCACTCCCTCAGCCATTGTGTTCTCCGTCCTGACCGTAGCGACTTACGTTGTCGCCAATTTCGTGTACCTGCGCTTTCGCAAAACGCCCTTGAACCCCGTCATCACGGCGACGGTAGCGCTCGTGGCCATTTTAATCCTGTTCGATATTCCTTATGAAACTTATATGGAAGGCGGCGACTGGGTGGCGGCTTTTCTCGGGCCCGCTGTCGTCGCGCTTGCCGTACCACTTTACAAGCATCGTGAATTGCTCCAGAAAAACCTGGTGCCGATCGCTGCCGGGATTGTCGCGGGCGTCATCGCAGGCCTTGTCAGCGGCACCTTGTTTACACGTTGGCTCGGTTTTACGGAAGAATTGATCTTGACGGTCTTGCCGAAATCATTGACGACGCCTGTCGCCATGCAAGTCGCGAACACAATCGGCGGCATTCCATCGCTGGCTGCCGTATTCGTCATGGTTGCCGGCTTCACGGGCATCCTGCTCGGGCCGTATTTGTTGCACTTATTGAATATCGACTCCCCGATCGGGCGCGGCATCGGCCTCGGCGCTTCTGCCCACGGGCTTGGTACAGCGAAAGCATTCGAATACGGTCCGGAAGATGCCTCGATGAGTTCTGTGGCAATGACCTTGGCCGCCGTTCTTGGCGCCTTGCTCAGCCCGCTCGCCGCCTGGCTGCTGCTTTAG
- a CDS encoding ABC transporter permease: protein MSQLFDHTWSLMRFILRRDRVRLPIWILSFVFVSAGIVLVFDNLYGDDIERQAIAETMENPAMVAMVGPNYGGADYTTGAMTAHEMLVMTAAIVALMNILLVSRHTRGDEEEGRLELVRALPVGQLSSLTAVLLVLTAVNTLLAVLTGVSMAALQVESVDLHGSLLFGAALGATGLFFAALTAVFAQLTQNARATTGLSIAALLVFYMIRAIGDVMSEALSLTSPLGWILRAKPFVENLWWPVMLSVGLALALSILALYLNSIRDHDSGFLPTRAGRTQAPATLRGPFGLAWRLQRTGLIAWAVALFILGISYGSVLGEIERFFEGIDLFQQLIVEQEGFSLIELFIPVLSSVMAILASIPAIMVMLKVKTEEKNGRMEHVIGRSVSRWRVAFSYWLLAALTAITMLFLTGIGLGLAGNAVLDEDLPLGTYIGASFVYLPAVLIMIGLALVFIGFLPSFASVIWLYLGLSFFVVYLGELLQLPDWVEKLTPYGHIPGIPLDEVNYGGLALMIVIAVLLSVVGAYGFRRRDLKT, encoded by the coding sequence ATGAGCCAGCTTTTTGACCATACATGGAGTTTGATGCGTTTTATCCTGCGGCGCGACCGCGTTCGGTTGCCGATCTGGATCTTGTCGTTTGTTTTCGTGTCGGCAGGGATCGTCCTCGTCTTCGACAATTTATACGGAGATGATATCGAGCGGCAAGCCATTGCGGAAACGATGGAAAACCCGGCCATGGTCGCGATGGTCGGGCCCAATTACGGCGGGGCCGATTACACGACCGGCGCCATGACGGCACATGAAATGCTGGTCATGACCGCGGCGATTGTCGCCTTGATGAATATCTTGCTGGTCAGCCGCCATACGCGCGGGGATGAGGAGGAAGGGCGGCTTGAGCTTGTCCGTGCGCTGCCGGTCGGGCAGTTGTCCAGTTTAACGGCGGTGCTGCTGGTGCTCACTGCTGTCAATACACTGCTTGCGGTATTGACCGGTGTTTCAATGGCCGCGCTGCAAGTCGAGAGCGTCGACCTTCACGGTTCGCTCTTGTTCGGGGCAGCGCTCGGTGCGACCGGCTTGTTCTTCGCTGCGCTAACGGCCGTGTTTGCACAACTTACGCAAAATGCCCGTGCGACGACCGGCTTGTCGATCGCCGCTTTGCTGGTGTTTTATATGATTCGTGCAATTGGCGATGTCATGAGCGAGGCCTTGTCGCTCACTTCGCCGCTCGGCTGGATCCTGCGCGCCAAGCCATTTGTCGAAAACTTATGGTGGCCGGTCATGCTATCGGTGGGTTTGGCGTTGGCGCTGTCCATCTTGGCGTTGTATTTAAACAGCATCCGTGATCACGACTCCGGGTTTTTACCGACGCGTGCGGGTCGTACACAAGCCCCGGCAACGCTTCGCGGGCCGTTCGGCTTGGCGTGGCGGCTTCAGCGCACGGGCTTGATTGCCTGGGCGGTCGCGTTGTTCATCCTGGGCATCTCGTATGGGTCGGTGCTCGGTGAAATCGAACGCTTTTTTGAAGGCATCGATTTGTTCCAGCAATTGATCGTCGAGCAGGAAGGCTTTAGCTTGATCGAGCTGTTCATTCCTGTACTGTCTTCGGTCATGGCGATTCTCGCCTCGATCCCGGCCATCATGGTGATGCTGAAAGTGAAGACGGAAGAAAAGAATGGGCGCATGGAACACGTCATCGGCCGCTCGGTTTCCCGCTGGCGCGTGGCGTTCAGCTATTGGCTGCTTGCCGCATTGACGGCGATTACGATGCTGTTTTTGACCGGTATCGGGCTCGGCCTCGCAGGCAATGCCGTGCTTGATGAAGACTTGCCGCTAGGCACGTATATCGGTGCTTCGTTCGTGTATTTGCCAGCAGTGTTGATCATGATCGGTTTGGCGCTCGTGTTCATCGGCTTTTTGCCGAGTTTTGCGAGTGTTATCTGGCTCTACTTAGGTCTATCGTTTTTCGTTGTCTATTTGGGCGAGCTGCTGCAGCTTCCGGATTGGGTGGAGAAGCTGACACCTTACGGACATATTCCAGGCATTCCACTGGATGAAGTCAATTACGGTGGGCTGGCTTTGATGATTGTAATCGCTGTTCTCCTGTCTGTTGTGGGGGCCTATGGTTTCCGCCGGCGTGATTTGAAAACTTAA
- a CDS encoding LamB/YcsF family protein, producing the protein MKHQVDLNCDMGESFGTYTLGNDQVILDYVTSANIACGFHAGDPATMRETVKLALEKNVGIGAHPGLQDLAGFGRRQMAVSPQEVYDLVVYQIGALYGFVKAEGGKLQHVKAHGAMYNMAAGDAKLSEAIAEAVYKIDPELVLFGLSGSEIIKAGNRIGLRTANEVFSDRTYQPDGTLTPRSQPNALITDPDAAIEQVIRMVKENKVINTEGTETSLKAETICIHGDGKTAKEFAMHISSSLKEAGIDIQHIQKIV; encoded by the coding sequence ATGAAACATCAAGTAGATTTGAACTGTGACATGGGCGAAAGCTTCGGTACGTATACACTTGGAAACGACCAAGTAATTCTTGATTACGTCACGTCCGCCAATATTGCCTGCGGTTTTCACGCGGGCGACCCGGCGACGATGCGTGAAACCGTCAAGCTCGCACTCGAGAAAAATGTTGGCATCGGCGCACATCCTGGGCTTCAGGACCTTGCCGGCTTCGGGCGCCGCCAGATGGCTGTATCGCCCCAGGAAGTATACGACCTCGTTGTCTACCAGATCGGCGCGCTCTACGGCTTCGTCAAAGCAGAAGGCGGGAAATTGCAGCACGTCAAAGCTCACGGCGCTATGTACAATATGGCGGCAGGCGATGCTAAGTTATCCGAAGCAATCGCGGAAGCGGTCTATAAAATCGATCCGGAATTGGTTTTGTTCGGCTTGTCCGGCAGTGAAATCATCAAAGCTGGAAACCGGATCGGCCTGCGCACTGCCAATGAAGTGTTTTCCGACCGCACTTATCAACCCGACGGCACACTCACTCCGCGCAGCCAGCCCAATGCGCTCATCACCGACCCGGATGCTGCGATCGAGCAAGTCATCCGCATGGTCAAAGAAAACAAAGTCATCAACACAGAAGGCACCGAAACTTCTTTGAAAGCAGAAACGATCTGCATCCATGGCGACGGCAAGACCGCGAAAGAGTTCGCCATGCATATTTCCAGCTCCTTGAAAGAGGCGGGAATCGATATCCAACATATCCAAAAAATCGTTTAA
- a CDS encoding NRAMP family divalent metal transporter has protein sequence MNNVKKMKNTNRSVLLGAAFLMATSAIGPGFLTQTTVFTETLLASFGFVILISIIIDIGAQTNIWRIIAISGKRAQDIANDVLPGLGYVLAFLVVIGGLAFNIGNIAGAGLGTNVLFGISPELGAGLSGLLAVGIFMVKEAGRAMDRFAQILGFVMIALTVYVMITAQPPIGEAVAKTFVPDTIDIFAIVTLVGGTVGGYITFAGGHRLIDAGMTGKRHLPQVTRSSIYAIGVASIMRVILFLAVLGVVSQGLALDPSNPPASVFQLAAGNVGYKIFGVVMWAAAVTSVVGAAYTSVSFIRSFSPVLEKYHRYLTIGFIVISTIVFISIGRPVLILLLVGSLNGLILPIALGVMLIAAHKKKIVGDYKHPLWMTIFGVVIVIAMSWMGGYTLLNGIPQLFK, from the coding sequence ATGAACAATGTCAAAAAGATGAAAAATACCAATCGCAGCGTGCTGCTCGGCGCTGCCTTCCTGATGGCAACTTCTGCTATCGGGCCGGGGTTCTTGACCCAAACGACCGTTTTCACTGAAACCTTATTGGCTTCATTCGGTTTTGTCATCCTCATTTCCATCATCATCGATATCGGTGCGCAAACAAATATCTGGCGCATCATCGCCATTTCAGGCAAGCGCGCACAAGACATTGCCAATGATGTGCTGCCAGGCCTTGGCTATGTGCTGGCGTTTCTCGTCGTCATCGGCGGCCTTGCCTTCAATATCGGGAATATCGCCGGTGCCGGGCTCGGTACGAATGTGCTGTTCGGCATTTCCCCGGAACTCGGCGCCGGTCTTAGCGGCTTGCTAGCCGTCGGGATCTTCATGGTCAAAGAAGCGGGACGCGCCATGGACCGCTTCGCCCAGATTCTCGGATTTGTCATGATCGCCTTAACTGTTTACGTGATGATTACGGCACAACCGCCTATCGGTGAAGCCGTTGCGAAAACCTTCGTACCTGACACGATCGATATTTTCGCCATCGTCACGCTCGTCGGCGGAACGGTCGGCGGCTATATCACATTCGCCGGCGGCCACCGCTTGATCGATGCCGGCATGACCGGCAAACGGCATTTGCCGCAAGTGACAAGAAGTTCCATCTACGCGATCGGTGTCGCTTCGATCATGCGCGTCATCTTATTCCTTGCCGTACTCGGTGTCGTCTCGCAAGGGCTTGCACTCGATCCGTCCAATCCGCCAGCGTCAGTGTTCCAGCTCGCTGCCGGCAATGTCGGCTACAAAATCTTCGGTGTCGTCATGTGGGCGGCCGCTGTCACTTCGGTCGTCGGCGCTGCTTACACATCCGTTTCGTTTATCCGTTCGTTCAGCCCGGTACTCGAGAAATATCACCGCTACTTGACCATTGGCTTTATTGTCATCTCGACCATCGTCTTCATTTCCATCGGGCGCCCGGTCTTGATCCTTCTACTTGTCGGCTCACTCAACGGCTTGATCTTGCCGATCGCACTCGGCGTCATGCTCATCGCCGCACACAAAAAGAAAATTGTCGGCGACTACAAACATCCACTGTGGATGACAATCTTCGGTGTCGTTATCGTCATCGCCATGTCCTGGATGGGCGGCTACACGCTGTTGAACGGCATCCCGCAATTATTTAAATAA
- the brnQ gene encoding branched-chain amino acid transport system II carrier protein translates to MDSKLSMKAYLIIGTMLFALFFGAGNLIFPAQLGQYAGENVWVAMAGFLTTGVGLPLLGILAIGFSKSRDLQDLSSRVHPVYGLLFTAALYLTIGPFFALPRTAAVSYEVGIVPFIGDGSITIGLIVFSLIFYVVSLLLSLNPTQMVDSIGKFLAPAILIVLGVLLVAAFVSPMGEAGPAQDGYASGAFLTGFTEGYNTMDALASLVFGIIVISAVQKMGVTSSKGLLKATLLSGAVAAGLLAVVYTGIAFLGATSTSQLGLLETGGPVLSGASEHYFGTFGAMLLAVIIILACLTTAVGLTVATSEFFHKLTPGISYRTYVFIFTIFSLVVTNAGLSNIITYSIPVLMFLYPLAIVLIMLAFMSPLFNHSRIVYVSAIGVTFFIAIVDGLKTLTGSLGIENPAWLQSIIDFYAEVLPLYGDGLGWLVPALAAIIISGVAARLRNRGEAESPAFTNR, encoded by the coding sequence ATGGACAGCAAATTATCGATGAAGGCTTATCTTATCATTGGGACAATGCTTTTCGCATTGTTTTTCGGAGCAGGGAACTTGATCTTCCCCGCGCAGCTCGGCCAGTATGCAGGTGAAAATGTCTGGGTGGCAATGGCTGGTTTCTTAACGACAGGGGTCGGCTTGCCGCTACTCGGCATTTTGGCGATCGGTTTTTCAAAAAGCCGGGACTTGCAGGATCTCTCAAGCCGCGTGCATCCGGTGTACGGCTTATTGTTCACCGCCGCGCTTTATTTGACGATTGGGCCGTTTTTCGCATTGCCGCGGACAGCAGCCGTTTCTTATGAAGTGGGCATCGTGCCATTTATCGGAGACGGATCGATTACGATCGGTTTGATTGTCTTCTCACTCATTTTTTATGTGGTTTCTTTATTGTTGTCGTTGAACCCAACGCAAATGGTCGACAGCATCGGTAAATTCCTGGCTCCAGCCATCTTGATCGTCCTTGGCGTCTTGCTAGTCGCGGCGTTCGTCTCTCCGATGGGCGAGGCTGGCCCTGCACAAGACGGGTACGCAAGCGGCGCCTTTTTGACCGGCTTTACGGAAGGATACAATACGATGGATGCGCTCGCTTCGCTCGTGTTCGGAATTATCGTCATTTCAGCGGTCCAGAAAATGGGCGTCACCTCATCTAAGGGCTTGCTGAAGGCGACGCTTCTCAGCGGTGCCGTGGCAGCTGGATTATTGGCTGTCGTTTACACGGGAATCGCTTTCCTTGGCGCGACCAGCACTTCTCAGCTGGGCCTTTTGGAAACCGGCGGGCCGGTTCTGAGCGGGGCTTCTGAACATTATTTCGGCACATTCGGCGCCATGCTATTGGCCGTGATCATCATCTTGGCATGCCTTACAACAGCAGTCGGCTTGACTGTCGCCACTTCAGAATTTTTCCATAAGCTGACGCCTGGCATCAGCTACCGCACATATGTCTTTATCTTCACCATCTTTTCGTTAGTGGTAACGAACGCTGGACTTTCGAATATCATCACGTATTCCATTCCGGTATTGATGTTCTTGTATCCACTCGCAATCGTCCTGATCATGCTGGCATTCATGTCGCCGCTTTTCAACCACAGCCGCATCGTCTACGTATCGGCTATCGGCGTGACGTTCTTCATCGCGATCGTCGACGGATTGAAAACTTTGACAGGCTCGCTCGGCATTGAAAATCCGGCTTGGCTCCAAAGCATCATCGACTTTTATGCTGAGGTCCTGCCGCTTTACGGCGACGGGCTCGGCTGGCTAGTGCCGGCTTTGGCCGCTATCATCATTTCAGGTGTGGCCGCCCGTTTGAGAAATCGCGGGGAAGCGGAATCTCCAGCCTTCACAAATCGCTAA
- a CDS encoding TetR/AcrR family transcriptional regulator, producing MKEEEVDIIIARFESLEESKQHTIRQAALEEFAQHGYKKASTNRIVKAAGIGKGMLFYYFTSKQELYEYLVKYSLEFIQSRYLNRVDAGESDLIERLTQLARLKMEAQAENEEVFKFSAVFLQEGEAHLPKELAAKIEELKQSGYRLMYEGIDHSRFRKDADPDKVFHLIRWSIDGYQQELFTRLTGQKLADIDFAPHWEEFYAYLAILKKSFYETEEESR from the coding sequence GTGAAGGAAGAGGAGGTGGATATCATCATTGCACGATTTGAAAGTTTGGAAGAAAGCAAGCAACACACCATCCGCCAGGCAGCACTCGAGGAGTTTGCGCAACACGGCTACAAGAAAGCGTCGACCAACCGCATCGTCAAAGCGGCAGGGATCGGCAAGGGAATGTTGTTTTATTATTTCACCAGCAAGCAGGAGCTCTACGAGTATTTGGTGAAGTATAGCCTTGAATTCATCCAAAGCCGCTATTTGAATCGAGTGGACGCAGGGGAATCAGATTTAATCGAACGGCTCACGCAACTGGCCCGCTTGAAAATGGAAGCCCAAGCGGAAAATGAAGAAGTGTTCAAGTTCTCGGCGGTTTTTTTGCAAGAAGGCGAAGCGCATTTGCCGAAAGAGCTGGCAGCGAAAATAGAGGAATTGAAGCAATCTGGCTACCGGCTTATGTATGAAGGCATCGACCATAGCCGTTTCCGAAAAGACGCGGATCCCGATAAAGTGTTCCATTTGATCCGTTGGTCAATCGATGGCTACCAGCAGGAACTGTTCACCAGATTGACAGGGCAAAAACTTGCCGATATCGATTTTGCGCCGCATTGGGAAGAATTCTACGCTTATTTAGCTATTTTGAAGAAGAGCTTTTACGAAACGGAGGAGGAATCGCGATGA
- a CDS encoding VOC family protein, with protein MTQTITTFLLFQGQAEEAMKLYTSIFKNFHIDSVKHREDGKVEQASFTLAGTEYMCIDSPIPHEFTFTPAVSLFVQVDDEAQFDKVYSALSEDGKVLMEPGDYGFSRKFGWCNDRFGVSWQVTIN; from the coding sequence ATGACTCAAACGATTACGACATTTTTACTGTTTCAAGGGCAAGCAGAAGAGGCGATGAAACTGTATACTTCCATTTTCAAAAATTTCCATATCGATTCAGTGAAGCATCGGGAAGATGGTAAAGTAGAGCAGGCGAGCTTTACGTTGGCAGGCACTGAATACATGTGCATCGATAGCCCGATTCCGCATGAGTTCACTTTTACGCCTGCTGTGTCGCTATTTGTCCAAGTGGATGATGAAGCGCAATTCGATAAAGTCTATAGTGCTTTAAGCGAAGATGGAAAAGTACTAATGGAACCTGGCGATTACGGCTTCAGCCGGAAATTCGGCTGGTGCAATGACCGCTTCGGCGTATCCTGGCAAGTGACGATCAACTAG
- a CDS encoding biotin-dependent carboxyltransferase family protein, translated as MLSIRKSGLQTAVQDLGRTGFQRYGVIASGVMDPFAHRIANLLAGNAETSPTLEIALSGPIIEFDADHFIAICGGDLSPSLNGEPLAMWRGHFVPKGSVLSFGEPKRGARSYLAVAGSFDVPAVMDSHSTYLRAGIGGFQGRALKNGDSLKTLPISPQRLDALKNQNAQTPDWLIPPARYHEQPIVRMMPGRQYALFNEASRLRIFEETFTVSANSDRMGYRLEGPELALEKQEELISEAVAFGSVQVPADGNPIVLLADRQTTGGYPKIGQVASVDLPLISQLKPGESLKFRHISADDAQQLYIEQEQQIRQLKIAIQMKREEWT; from the coding sequence ATGCTGAGCATTCGTAAAAGCGGGCTCCAGACAGCGGTCCAGGACCTCGGCCGAACAGGTTTCCAGCGCTACGGTGTCATCGCAAGCGGTGTCATGGACCCGTTTGCCCACCGCATCGCCAATTTGCTCGCGGGCAACGCGGAAACGTCCCCGACCTTGGAGATTGCCTTATCCGGGCCGATCATCGAGTTCGACGCCGACCATTTCATCGCCATTTGCGGAGGTGATTTGTCCCCTTCGCTTAACGGCGAACCACTGGCCATGTGGCGCGGCCATTTCGTCCCAAAAGGCAGCGTCTTGTCGTTCGGCGAACCGAAACGCGGCGCCCGCAGTTATTTGGCCGTAGCCGGCAGTTTTGACGTTCCGGCCGTCATGGACAGCCACTCGACCTATTTACGGGCAGGCATCGGCGGCTTCCAGGGACGCGCGCTAAAAAATGGCGACAGTTTAAAGACCTTACCCATTTCGCCTCAGCGCCTAGATGCTTTGAAAAACCAAAATGCCCAAACGCCTGATTGGCTCATTCCCCCTGCCCGCTACCACGAGCAGCCGATTGTCCGGATGATGCCAGGCCGGCAGTACGCACTCTTTAATGAAGCGAGCCGCTTGCGCATATTCGAGGAAACCTTCACCGTCTCTGCCAATTCAGACCGAATGGGCTATCGCCTGGAAGGCCCTGAACTGGCGCTCGAAAAGCAGGAAGAATTGATTTCGGAAGCAGTCGCGTTCGGCTCTGTGCAAGTGCCGGCAGACGGCAACCCGATCGTCTTGCTCGCCGACCGCCAAACGACCGGCGGCTATCCGAAAATCGGCCAAGTCGCATCGGTCGACTTGCCGCTGATCAGCCAATTAAAACCCGGCGAATCGCTGAAGTTCCGCCACATATCCGCGGATGATGCACAACAACTTTATATCGAACAAGAACAACAAATTCGCCAATTGAAGATTGCCATCCAAATGAAACGGGAGGAATGGACATGA